From Candidatus Polarisedimenticolia bacterium, a single genomic window includes:
- a CDS encoding Spy/CpxP family protein refolding chaperone, producing MKRLFAIALILAAVTGAAGAAGPGLRGPHHGPDGPGHLWGGGFGASLFPPDFVLANQSKIGLTDEQILAITKEIGVTHDKMGPVHEDLKNLSDQLRTLLDAPQVDEKAALALASQLMDLEKQAKTAHIRLMIRVKNELTAEQQDKLRDLRPQHPPRPDDSPGSGSSF from the coding sequence ATGAAACGACTGTTTGCAATAGCGCTGATCCTGGCGGCCGTCACCGGGGCCGCCGGCGCCGCCGGGCCGGGCCTGCGAGGTCCTCATCATGGTCCGGACGGACCGGGACACCTTTGGGGAGGCGGCTTCGGCGCGTCCCTCTTCCCGCCCGATTTCGTCCTCGCCAATCAATCCAAGATTGGACTGACCGACGAGCAGATTCTTGCCATCACCAAGGAAATCGGAGTCACCCACGACAAGATGGGGCCTGTGCACGAGGACCTCAAGAACCTGTCGGACCAACTGCGCACGCTCCTCGACGCCCCGCAGGTCGACGAGAAGGCGGCACTGGCGCTCGCCTCGCAGCTGATGGATCTCGAGAAGCAGGCCAAGACGGCCCACATCCGGCTGATGATTCGCGTCAAGAACGAGCTCACCGCTGAGCAGCAGGACAAACTCCGCGATCTTCGGCCGCAGCATCCTCCGAGGCCCGACGATTCTCCCGGGTCTGGATCCTCCTTCTGA
- a CDS encoding RNA polymerase sigma factor: MPALPRHRTPAVPVQPANPLPGGDRLSYEGAPEATHATRETEITDGPLDTAVTEEALSVLHPAAFGWALACCNRDRTLAEEVSQMAYLKILAGEARFDGRSSFKTWLFGVIRRTAAGERRKAWLSLSRLTRFARGRPVPGPAASPEAETMRAREASRLVSALTALSRRQQEILHLVFYQSLTLAEAAAIMGVSIGTARIHYDRGKQRLRAMLSSDSAPGDSR, encoded by the coding sequence ATGCCCGCTTTGCCACGCCACCGGACTCCGGCCGTTCCCGTGCAGCCGGCAAATCCGCTCCCAGGCGGGGATCGCCTGTCATATGAGGGCGCTCCCGAAGCCACTCATGCCACGAGGGAGACGGAAATCACGGACGGGCCGCTCGACACGGCCGTCACGGAAGAGGCGCTCTCGGTACTCCACCCGGCCGCCTTCGGCTGGGCGCTGGCCTGCTGCAATCGGGATCGGACGCTGGCCGAAGAGGTTTCCCAGATGGCGTATCTCAAGATTCTCGCAGGGGAGGCCCGGTTCGACGGGCGATCCTCCTTCAAGACCTGGCTCTTTGGCGTCATTCGGCGCACCGCCGCCGGCGAGCGGCGCAAAGCCTGGCTCAGTCTGTCGCGGCTTACCCGGTTCGCGCGCGGGCGTCCCGTTCCGGGTCCGGCCGCGAGCCCTGAAGCCGAGACCATGAGGGCTCGGGAGGCAAGCCGGCTCGTAAGCGCTCTGACGGCGCTTTCCCGCCGCCAGCAGGAAATCCTGCATCTCGTCTTCTATCAGAGCCTGACGTTGGCGGAGGCGGCCGCTATTATGGGCGTCTCGATCGGCACGGCCCGGATCCACTACGATCGCGGCAAGCAACGCCTCCGGGCGATGCTGTCGTCCGATTCGGCGCCGGGAGATTCCCGATGA
- a CDS encoding LytTR family DNA-binding domain-containing protein, with protein sequence MSGRIRFLIVDDEPLAREAIRSLAAADPELEIAGEAGDGNAAIQAIEALRPDLLFLDVQMPEVDGFEVLEELSARGGKLPVTVFVTAHDQHALRAFEAHAFDYLLKPIHEARFRESVSAAKARIAADSGRDAAERLGRLLAENAMTSRRPRRLSVKGNGRISLVSVDEIEWIESEGNYVRLHLSGQSHLLRETMNGIESRLDPEHFMRIHRSAIVNVNFIQELRPWFTGEYIVRMRSGKELTLTRSHRDALRRLIGDDRALPPQDSHS encoded by the coding sequence GTGAGCGGAAGAATTCGATTCCTGATCGTCGACGACGAGCCGCTGGCCCGGGAGGCAATTCGGTCTCTCGCCGCGGCCGATCCCGAGCTGGAGATCGCCGGAGAGGCCGGCGACGGGAACGCGGCGATTCAGGCGATCGAGGCGCTGCGGCCCGACCTCCTGTTCCTGGACGTGCAGATGCCGGAGGTCGACGGCTTCGAGGTCCTCGAAGAGCTGTCCGCCCGGGGCGGCAAGCTGCCCGTCACGGTCTTCGTGACGGCGCACGATCAGCACGCGCTGCGCGCCTTCGAGGCCCATGCTTTCGACTACCTGCTGAAGCCGATTCACGAGGCGCGCTTCCGCGAGTCGGTTTCCGCCGCCAAGGCGCGGATCGCGGCGGACAGCGGCCGCGACGCGGCCGAGCGCCTGGGCCGCCTGCTGGCCGAGAACGCCATGACCTCCCGCCGGCCGCGTCGCCTTTCGGTGAAAGGCAACGGACGCATCTCGCTGGTCTCCGTGGACGAGATCGAATGGATCGAGTCGGAAGGGAATTACGTGAGGCTGCACCTCTCCGGGCAATCGCATCTCCTGCGGGAGACGATGAACGGCATCGAGTCCCGGCTCGACCCGGAGCATTTCATGCGCATCCATCGCTCCGCCATCGTCAACGTGAACTTCATCCAGGAGCTCCGCCCGTGGTTCACCGGCGAGTACATCGTCCGGATGCGGAGCGGCAAGGAGCTGACGCTGACGCGCAGCCATCGGGACGCGCTCCGCCGGCTGATCGGCGACGATCGCGCCCTCCCGCCCCAAGACTCCCACTCCTGA
- a CDS encoding histidine kinase: MHILEKSAAPLPADVPRPARLVLTVLGVWLFLGLFMGVQFYLNATAAGKPASLGMAIWMSVQKYLIYAGLTLPVLWLCRRYPPTSKRWVLPLSVHLLGVTVFVALYVALRLLFRTVVDRNTLQPLPASWETAQSLVRSNLFELFTMYATIAIAALALQYYRQGRQRDLREAELKQKMAEYELQVLKLQLHPHFLFNAMNGISTLMSRDVKTAQVMLVRLSELLRMALSHSTANEVSLRDEIEFVKAYLEIERMRFGDRLRVEMKIDQASLDARVPNMMIQPLVENGIHYGIARIRSGGSLELATRRADGRLRIVIVNDGPLGSLEKTHRSGVGLGNARSRLVQLYGSAYELRLLDRPQGGAELHLDIPFRGPEGGAAGEKS; the protein is encoded by the coding sequence ATGCACATCTTGGAAAAGAGCGCCGCTCCCCTGCCCGCGGACGTACCGCGTCCAGCCCGGCTCGTTCTCACGGTGCTGGGAGTGTGGCTCTTCCTCGGCCTCTTCATGGGGGTGCAGTTCTACCTGAACGCCACCGCCGCCGGAAAGCCGGCCTCGCTCGGAATGGCGATCTGGATGTCGGTCCAGAAGTACCTCATCTATGCCGGTCTCACGCTTCCCGTGCTCTGGCTCTGCCGGCGCTACCCGCCGACGTCGAAGCGGTGGGTGCTCCCCCTGTCGGTGCATCTTCTCGGAGTGACCGTCTTCGTGGCGCTGTACGTGGCGCTTCGGTTGCTGTTCCGGACGGTGGTCGACCGCAACACGCTCCAGCCGCTGCCGGCCTCGTGGGAGACGGCGCAGTCACTGGTTCGCTCGAATCTCTTCGAGCTGTTCACCATGTACGCGACGATCGCCATCGCCGCCCTGGCCCTCCAGTACTACCGGCAAGGCCGGCAGCGCGATCTCCGTGAAGCCGAGCTGAAGCAGAAGATGGCGGAATACGAGCTGCAGGTCCTGAAGCTCCAGCTTCACCCGCACTTCCTGTTCAACGCCATGAACGGCATCTCCACCCTGATGAGCCGGGACGTGAAGACGGCCCAGGTGATGCTCGTCCGGCTCAGCGAGCTGCTGCGGATGGCCCTGTCCCATTCCACCGCGAACGAAGTTTCCCTGCGCGACGAGATCGAGTTCGTGAAGGCCTACCTCGAGATCGAGCGGATGCGCTTCGGGGACCGCCTGCGCGTGGAGATGAAGATCGATCAGGCGAGTCTCGACGCCCGCGTGCCGAACATGATGATCCAGCCGCTCGTCGAGAACGGCATCCATTACGGCATCGCCCGGATCCGATCGGGCGGCAGCCTCGAGCTGGCCACGAGGCGCGCCGATGGGCGGCTGAGGATCGTGATCGTCAACGACGGGCCGCTCGGGAGTCTCGAAAAGACGCACAGGTCGGGCGTCGGGCTGGGGAACGCGCGCTCGCGCCTGGTGCAGCTCTACGGCTCCGCCTACGAGCTCCGGCTCCTGGACCGCCCCCAAGGCGGCGCCGAGCTGCACCTCGACATCCCCTTCCGGGGCCCGGAGGGCGGCGCGGCCGGGGAGAAATCGTGA
- a CDS encoding tetratricopeptide repeat protein encodes MTKKTVIPVLICLLFAGTPCAFAEQAAPASSVQQADALYQKEDWAGAARVYEDLAKREPGNGRAWSRLGACRHHLGQLPQAIEAYRKAEAIGHNPFVMYNLATALALSGRRADALEWLDKAAQAGFAQAEKMESDDDLKSLKDEARFQSILEKVKVNEEPCAHLPEARQFDFWVGKWDVRTPAGDQAGTNTIDLVLGGCALIENWTDARGGTGKSLNLYDKIKGRWQQTWIDNQGDAIEFTDGEYKDGVLRFRAEKKQADGTTLKRRLSFFNLGPDKVRQFSEQSTDGGKTWTTEYDLTYNRIK; translated from the coding sequence GTGACGAAGAAAACAGTCATTCCCGTCCTGATCTGTCTCCTGTTTGCCGGTACTCCTTGCGCCTTTGCCGAGCAGGCCGCTCCGGCCAGCTCGGTGCAGCAAGCCGACGCGCTGTACCAGAAGGAGGATTGGGCCGGCGCCGCCCGGGTCTATGAAGACCTGGCGAAGCGCGAGCCGGGCAATGGGCGCGCCTGGTCCCGCCTGGGTGCCTGCCGGCACCACCTGGGCCAGCTTCCCCAGGCCATCGAGGCCTATCGGAAAGCGGAGGCGATCGGCCACAATCCGTTCGTGATGTACAACCTGGCGACCGCGCTCGCGCTGTCGGGGCGCCGCGCCGACGCGCTGGAATGGCTGGACAAGGCGGCGCAGGCCGGATTCGCCCAGGCGGAGAAGATGGAATCGGACGACGATCTCAAGTCGCTGAAGGACGAGGCCCGCTTCCAGTCGATCCTGGAGAAGGTGAAGGTCAACGAGGAGCCGTGCGCCCACCTTCCGGAGGCGCGGCAGTTCGATTTCTGGGTGGGGAAGTGGGACGTCAGGACTCCCGCCGGCGATCAGGCTGGGACCAACACCATCGACCTCGTCCTCGGAGGCTGCGCCCTGATCGAGAACTGGACGGACGCCCGGGGCGGGACGGGGAAAAGCCTCAACCTCTACGACAAGATCAAGGGAAGATGGCAGCAGACCTGGATCGACAACCAGGGGGACGCCATCGAGTTCACGGACGGCGAATACAAGGACGGGGTCCTGCGATTCCGCGCCGAGAAGAAGCAGGCGGACGGCACGACGCTGAAGCGGCGCCTGAGCTTCTTCAATCTCGGGCCTGATAAGGTCCGCCAGTTCTCGGAGCAGTCGACCGACGGCGGAAAGACCTGGACCACCGAGTACGATCTGACCTACAACCGGATCAAATGA